The Micropterus dolomieu isolate WLL.071019.BEF.003 ecotype Adirondacks linkage group LG20, ASM2129224v1, whole genome shotgun sequence genome has a segment encoding these proteins:
- the nrn1lb gene encoding neuritin 1-like b has translation MKSQPSTTGMLLPIALCLSLVPVCFGAALPLSCGSIYKSFAQCLLTLGDSLVETQKDQSMQDIDAICRSWNAFHVCANSALTGCPGEAAAVWESLRQESRKTQFSGNLYDMCASQTTLPPSTMLAPQSPPTSDQTNQETLKGQTCKHSPTLTTLFFPVCSTLLLLLRS, from the exons ATGAAGTCCCAACCCAGCACGACAGGGATGCTGCTACCCATCGCTCTCTGCCTCA GTTTGGTCCCTGTGTGTTTTGGAGCAGCACTTCCTCTTTCATGTGGTTCCATCTACAAGAGTTTTGCTCAGTGTTTACTCACACTTGGAGACAGTTTGGTGGAAACACAAAAAGACCAGAGCATGCAGGACATTGATGCAATCTGCAG GTCCTGGAATGCGTTCCACGTTTGTGCCAACTCAGCTCTTACTGGCTGTCCTGGAGaagcagcagctgtctgggAGTCTCTAAGACAAGAGTCCAGGAAGACGCAATTTTCTGGAAACCTCTATGACATGTGTGCCAGCCAAACCACCCTCCCACCCAGCACTATGCTTGCACCCCAGAGCCCTCCTACCTCCGACCAGACCAACCAGGAAACGCTGAAAGggcaaacatgcaaacacagccCCACCCTAACCACACTGTTTTTCCCTGTATGCAGCACTCTACTACTTCTGCTCAGGAGTTAG
- the slc38a8b gene encoding putative sodium-coupled neutral amino acid transporter 8, with product MEELARESISLLARSASHADPPRLGSFGAVFIMLKSALGAGLLNFPWAFQKAGGVNTAISVELVSLVFLISGLIILGYASSVSRKMTYQDVVSEVCGRAVGQLCEVCFCFNLFMICVAFLVVVQDQLEKLCISLYDRVTGSTEGEMPYHWYTDQRFALFIMCLIIILPLSIPKEIGIQKYTSVLGTLAATYLCVAVIVKYYLMESHAVIISPEHSQGISSWASMFSVVPTICFGFQCHEACIAIYSSMANQKLSHWVVISVLSMFFCLLVYTLTGVYGFLTFGRAVASDILMSYPGNDVVMIISRLLFLISIITIYPIILLLGRSVILNLMLRIQRRRCGIVTHSFESRCRVVLTVIWISITLLIAMFVPDMGEVISVIGGISAFFIFIFPGLCLVFIMQTESVTQRVRVILTVWGVITIVVGAFIFGQSTTIAVMEISQKF from the exons ATGGAGGAACTGGCCCGGGAGAGCATCAGCCTGCTGGCCCGGTCTGCGTCTCATGCGGACCCGCCGAGGCTCGGCTCGTTCGGCGCGGTGTTCATTATGCTGAAATCTGCGCTCGGGGCCGGACTGCTCAACTTCCCCTGGGCCTTCCAGAAGGCGGGGGGAGTGAACACCGCCATCAGTGTGGAGCTG GTTTCGCTGGTTTTCCTCATCAGTGGTTTGATCATCCTTGGCTATGCCTCATCAGTCAGCAGAAAGATGACCTATCAGGACGTGGTGAGCGAGGTGTGCGGACGAGCTGTGGGTCAACTCTGTGAAGTCTGTTTCTGCTTCAACCTCTTCATGATATGTGTCGCCTTCCTGGTGGTGGTGCAGGACCAGCTGGAGAAAT TGTGTATTTCGTTATATGATAGGGTGACTGGGTCCACTGAGGGAGAGATGCCTTATCACTGGTACACTGACCAGCGTTTTGCCCTCTTCATCATGTGCCTCATCATCATCCTACCCCTGTCCATCCCAAAAGAAATCGGCATTCAGAAATACACAAG TGTGTTGGGGACACTGGCCGCTACATATCTGTGTGTGGCAGTTATCGTCAAATATTACCTGATGGAGAGCCACGCTGTTATCATATCTCCAGAGCACAGCCAAGG CATCAGTTCTTGGGCTTCAATGTTCAGTGTCGTACCGACCATCTGCTTTGGATTCCAG tgccATGAAGCCTGTATAGCGATCTACAGCAGCATGGCGAACCAGAAGCTCTCCCACTGGGTGGTCATCTCTGTGCTctccatgtttttctgtttacttGTCTACACTCTGACTG GTGTGTATGGATTCCTGACGTTTGGACGAGCAGTTGCCTCAGATATTTTGATGTCATATCCAGGAAATGATGTAGTCATGATCATTTCCAGACTACTTTTCCTAATATCAATTATCACCATCTATCCTATTATTCTTCTTCTGGGGAG ATCTGTCATCCTGAACCTGATGCTGCGTATTCAAAGACGTCGCTGTGGAATCGTCACTCATTCGTTTGAGAGTCGCTGCAGAGTCGTTCTCACTGTGATCTGGATATCCATCACTCTTCTTATCGCCATGTTTGTCCCTGACATGGGTGAGGTCATTAGTGTCATTGGAGGAATCAGTGCCTTCTTCATCTTTATTTTTCCTG gtCTTTGCTTAGTGTTCATAATGCAAACTGAATCTGTGACACAAAGAGTCAG